In Rosa rugosa chromosome 4, drRosRugo1.1, whole genome shotgun sequence, the genomic stretch ATGATATATCAGAATAcattccacaaatatttgtccttcattttctttagtCTTCTTCGTGACACGTAAGTGACCCAAACGACCAGTTATTCGAGCATGTATTGGGTTTGCTTTGATTGATTCGTATATATTTCCTCGGGTTTTGAATTTGATACTCTAGTTTGATGTAGCTGAATGAGTTTGTGTGTTAATTGTGTGGAGGCCAATGGATGTTTGATTGCAACAGCAATGTTAGTTTATTCACATgaagctcaaaaaaaaaagaaaaaaagagcgAGCTGTTGTGTTTGCATGACCGGAATTTGCTCTGCTTTGTGATTTTCATGTGCCAATTCACTTGGGAGAGTTTAAGGTTGAACCTCATTTGGTTGGACCCTTTTTGTGTTTCATCTGGTTTACAGAAGGTTTATGTTTGATTTACCATGTCAAGATTTTACTGTGAAAGTTGGTTATGATTTATGAAGTACCGAGAGTCAAAACCTGGTTTGACATGTAGGATGGCATATAGGAAGTGTAGTCCTAATTTTATTTCCTTTGGCAATGTATAATTTTGAATTACTAAATATTTAATTTGATAATCCAACCGTGCTGTTAGCTGATTTCGAGGTGAAATAACATGTTGAATTCATAGAAGTAAATGAAATGTATGCTAAAGGTTTAATAAGGGATAGGATCTTTTATTTGGCTATGAGCTTCATGAGGAAAGAGAGGTACTTTATTAGCTGTTATGGAAAAACAGGCCGTAAGTTCTTCTGTCTTTCTGTTTCTTCTGTTCTTTGAGCTTTGTTTCAAATAGGACAAGGACTGCTGCAATGAGAATTTGAGAATGTTTTTGACGACTCAACGCGCAGATCTTACATTGTTACTCTTCTGGTTTTAAGAAAGTTGTAAGACAATCTCTTATGTATCTGAATATGCTAAATATTCAAAAGGGTAACTATTTAGTTGGATTAATATCTATTTTTTTTCGATTGGTGTCATGTCTTTTCAGGCACAAATATTTAAGATAGCTTAGCCTTCTAAGCATATTGATGCTGCAATTTTGGCTGAGCACGAGAGAAAATAGAGAAGCAGCAAAGCAAGGGAATCAACCTTTTTCCCTCAAGAAATGTAATatcctctctccttctccttgTGTGTTTAGACCCCTTAGCAAAACACCCCCAAGCAGTTATCTTTTGATAATGTACAGTCCAATCCTGCTTTTTCAGCAGTTTAGGTCGATAATCTGTATTGCGTAGAAATAGTTCAATTGTTATTTGGTTGTGAATTTTGCATTCTCAAGCATTAAAGCTAATACATGCTTCTTTCTTTGTGGTAATGTAAGTGCAACTAAGATTCTACCCAAATACTGCCCAATACACAAGCAaaaaaacataaagaaatcatgGCATGTTTGCTTGCCTTGAGAATGGAATGGAAGGGATGATAATCATTCTTATTCCAAGTTTAGAGCTGAGCAGTACTTATAGGATTGTTTATGGATATGTGATGTGTTTGTGGTTCTTATCACATTTCTTTGGTGTTGTTAGTATTGTAGGATGATTTCCAATTCAACTACAAAACAAAGAGGAAGGGGCCAGAATAAGCGTTTCTGGACAACCAAGGAGGATTCTGTATTAGTCGAATCTTTGCAAGAATTGTATCACGACACCAAATGGCGATCTGAAAATGGATTCAAAAATGGTTACTTGACCCAGATAGAGGCTATGATGGAAGCCAAAATGCCGGGTTGTGGAATACAGGCCTCTCCCCATATCGAATCACGAGTTAAAACTTTGAAGAAAAAGTATCATGCCTTGGCGGAGATGTTATCTCAAAGTAAGTTTGGTTGGAATGACGATGAAATGATGTTGGTTTGTGAAAGAAGGGTATATGATGAATGGGTCCAGGTAAATCTACCTGTATGATATTTCCCATAATAcacacaccttttttttttttttttggaagtatTGATTATATGTTCTTTGATATGCATGTACTTGTAGAAAAGAAAGTATGCAAATGGATTGTATAGTAAGCCATTTCCATACTACTATATGTTGGGGGAGATATATGGAAAAGCTCGTGAAGTTGGTGCATATATTGATAATGCTGATGATGACCAAGAGGAATTTGGACAGGAGGATGAGGATGCAAACATTGATCAAATTCTAGGCGTGAACGATGATGATGCTGCTGGAAATCTGAATCTGAATGTTGATATGAATGTGGAATCACAATCTGAGGGGTCAGAAGAGTTTGATGTATCATACACACTTGGTACCCCAAGTGCCCAACAAAGAAGACCTACAGAAAGTGCCCCAAGTGTTTCAGATCATGGTCGTAGGGTGAAAGCAAAGGTTATGGAGGAGATGAGTAAGAATGTAAGCACAATGTCATCCAAGATTGATGCTCTTGTTAATATTTTTTCAAGTGATAAGGAAGTGGCTGAATTGCAAGCGAAACTTGATAGTGAGTTGAAAAAGATTGACGGCCTTACAGAATTTCAAGTCTTTCGAGCCACGAACATTTTAGCTCGTCAACATGACCTGCTGAGAGTGTTCTTCGGCATGTCCGAGGAAAGGAAACAGACATATGTTACATATCTGTTGGAACATGGCGTATGATAAAACATAGGTTATATTGCACTTCTTTTTAGTTACATGGGAAGGGATCAAAGCACATATTTCGTCTTGTTATCTAGTCAGCTATGATTATATTATGTGATAAACCACATGGTTACAActtgttttggttgcttaatTAGTCACTAATGGAGATTATTTTTGGCTATACAAAATCCTTTTGAGTttctatatatagttatattgCTTATATACTAGTGTTCAGAGGATGTATGCTGACGCTAAAGTGACCATGACTAAAACATCTGGAATGCCAAAGCTGGTTTAAAATTTTCACTGGGAAACATTTATTAGTAATTTGCAGGTAAACTGTTTCTTTTACGTGTTATGTCAACAAAGGCACGCTAGTTCTGCTGCAAAAATGGTTTACCCATGCTCTGGTTCGTACTGGAGTCTAGGCAACACTGTAAAAGCAAAGTTAATGGTGTATTCATCTCAATTAATGGTGTTATTGGGGTGACGTTTGGATTGTGATATTAGTGTTTCATTGTTTTGGGGGTGTTTATAGTACTCATGAGTATAAAAATTTCAATGAGTGGACACGCCGTAAACAATGACAAATCTAACAGCTATTGACTCCAAAATTTCAATACTCCAAAATGTTACAGACTGTCGCATAAGGCATTGGTTGTGTGTGCTTTTTGGTGTTATTGAGCTGCAAGTTAGTGCTTTTTGACAAGAGGAAAAGCACTCGAAAAAGTCGGTTTCTTTATCTGATCAGAAAAATAAAGGAACATGACGTTGTGGTCTTCATCTGGTCTCATAATCACCATATGATGGATACTCTCCTTTTCAAATCTCCTACACATTTGGGTGCCTTTGTCATATTGTCAAAAGACTAATTCCTATATAGTGATTATTTGGCAATATGATTCATGAGTGTCAGATATGAATCATGAGTCATAAATGTAGTGGCGGGCATGGTTTGATTTAAACCCACCGGAACCACACCATACAGTTTAGTTGATGCTGGTTTTTATGATTTGAGTAGTGGAACCAGAGTTTTCTTGCTGATTTAAACTATGTTGATTTTACTTGTTACAATGCACACTGCAAGGCAAAGTTTTAGaatttatgtatatattttcaCATTCTACTTTCAcgaccagaaaaaaaaagagttggaCTTTAATGCTTTAATTTCCCAAAAGAGGTTCATTCATCCATGAAACCCTATTCATTGAATTTaacaagcaaaaagaaaaagagattagcaaaaattaaatgaaaaagTGGTGAGCAGGTAAAGGTTATAAATAAGGAAGAAGAGAAAATCCCAAAGGGCCCAATTGCATTTGCAGGAGAATAAAGCCGAAGAAGACAAGAAGGTTCATAGGCTTCTGCAAAATCTCCTCGGAGAAGTAACTAAAAGTACTCTTGTCCTACTAAGTCTACCACTCTCCAAACTGCCCCACCGGCGCGTCCGGTCAACAAGTAACCGGTTCAGCCGGTCACCACTCTCGGGGACCCTCACACTCTACCAAAGGCAATGGACTCTCTCTGCCACTTCCCGCTATATTGCACACACTAAAACCTCTGCTACTGCTTCACCGCCATGGCTGTTCCACAATGTTGTATTGTTGTTGCTTTCTAAAACCCTGAATGGTTTCTGGGGTTACCCAAAATCACAGTCTCTGTTAGTATTTTTGCTACAAACATTTGgcctttttgggtttttgggctTGGTTTTTGTGGCTGGATTGGGTGAGAAAACTAGACCCACCATTCTGGGTTTGTTTGCTTTTGCATTGTGTTTTATGGGGTTTGGTTGTTTTACCAAGAAGGCTGATCTGTTTGGTTTATGTAAAAGGGTTCTGAAAGAACATAAAAGTAGAAATCTTGATTCTGAGACTGTTTGCTGAGAAAGGTTCAGGCTTTGTTTAGTTTCTGAGAAGAATTGGCCGAAAGAAACAGTTTTAGACGTGGGTTTTTGCTTTTTAAGCTTCTTCTGCTTTGTTTCTTGAGTTTTGGttaccgggggggggggggggggggcggggTTAATGTTGTTCttttccctttgtttttctttggagAAAAGTTTTAGTTTTCTTGGCTATTGTTTATGTATGTGTGAGAAAGCTTGAAAAATCTATGCTTTTGGCTTTTTGGGCAAGTGGGTAGTTCAGAAGCTTGAAATTGTATAACTTTCTCTAGCTTTGGTGTGAATTAGACGGTTGAAATTCCATAATGTGTTTAAGTTTGTGCTTCTATCTCATAATTCAGTGTTTGAGGCTaataacttttttttgtttctgcttgttttgaattgtaTGGTGTTCTTAGATTACAACCTCCATGATGCAGAATGCACTGAAAGAGTATCTGAATTCTAAGATGACAGGAAACTTTGCGCAGTCTGACAACTTATTGCAACATGACGCGCAGTATCAGGCTCTTGTAGCTTCTCTCTTGAATGGGAACTTGGCAGGTACTATTTTTAAGGAAGCAAAGTTGAATATGGGTATGGTATCTGGCAACATTGATATAACTGTTTTATGTGTTAAACAACATGAGAAACTAGAGAATAATATTTTAAATTTCGGGCAATTTCTCGTACATGATTACATGTTATATGTACCGGTGCAGCTTTCATCACCAATTTGTTTGAACCATCTGTGGCTTTATTGTGTATAATTCGGGCTCAAACTCTTCAATTGTAGATGGTTCTTCCAAATTTCAGCAGACCTCACATTTGGATCAAAATCGCTCCCAGACACATAAAAGGAAGCAAGAAGAGCAATGTGTTTTCACTGCTAGTCCTCAGCTAGCATTGAAGGACCACAATCCACTTCTTAATGGTGTACAACAGGAACCTATTTCCATATGGCGAAAGCATAAGAAAGCTAGACTGGATGTCAATCAAGAGGCTGTGAACGAGCATGTATTCCAGAAGATGCTGCAGAGTGAGAACTCTGCTGAATCGGAAAGAGATCAAATACGTGCATTTTTTCAGCATAATGTGATACCAAATCAAGATCAGCAAGCTATTTTGAATGCTGCTCCACAGTTGGGAATTGATAGAGAAAAGCAGCTGCAATGGATGAGGCACCCAGTTCCACAACAGGAGATGGTGCATCAAGCAACTGCAATGCACGCAGTTCCCCAACAGGAGAAGGTGCATCAAGCAACTGCAATGCACCAGCCTGGTGTTTGTTCACATCGGCTAATGCAGTACCTGTATCATACTCGAACTCGGCCAAATGTTAGTTGCTTGCTTAACTGATAACATAACATTGCTATTTGTTTATGAATTTGAACAGTAGCTCGCTTTCATATTTGTCATCAATGCTTGCTCTTTATTTTTCAACATATATAGCTGTGATGTGACCCGTCTCTTTATTTCCTCTATTGTAGGACAATAGCTTGGCCTATTGGAGGCAATTTGTGGCAGAGTTTTATGACCCCTGTGCCAAAAGAAGGTGGTGTTTGTCCTGCTATGATAAAGTTGGAGACCATGCCCTTGGTATTTCCCCCGATGCAGCTATGgtcagtttttattttgtgctaCATATTTCCATTTTACCAGTAAAGACAATTTGTCCTCATTGCATCTCACACCCgtactttctttttctttcaccaTATGAGTTTATCTTTTTTTGCAACCTATGGCTGTATAAATTTGTCACATCTTTTGATTTGACTGCACCAGACTATTCTCCATTCCCTTTTCCTCATAGATTGTAGATTGCTTGTTCTTTgcttcaatttatttatttatttagttttgCGGATGTTTTGTCAGGTATCATCATGGCCGTGTGGCATATGTAATTGTCAATCAGGGCGGGGATTCGGTAAACAATGTCCATTCTTAATTACTAATTGTGTTTTCTGAATATCTGGATTTTTCATAACTCATGTTTTATATTGGTCCTTTACCACTTGGCAGAGGTGAGTTTTGAAGTGCTTCCAAGGCTAAGTAAAGTAACATTTGAGGGTGGTGTGGTTGATGAACTCTTGTTCCTGGATTTGCCTCGTGAGAGTAGATTTTCTTCAGGATTATTGATGCTAGAATGTGGAAGAGCAGTTCAGAAAAGTGTCTATGAACGGCTTCAAGTTGTTCATGAAGGTCGACTTCGTATAATTTTCTCTCCTAATTTGAAGGTGAGCCCACTGTGTATAAAGTTGGTGCTTTATTGTTATTTATAGCTCATTTTTATCTTATTTATTGCTTGTCTGTTTAGTTCTTATACTATGGTGCtataaatgccaatggtttttCAGATATTGTCCTGGGAATTTTGTACACGCTCTCATGAAATTTTTCTTCGTCGAACTTCTGTTGCACCTCAGGTACCAGTTCTCCTCAGTGTTCTAATTTTTTGTAGTTTTTAAAGTTATACAATCCTATTTGGCTACTCCTTCCCTGGGAGACTTACTTGTGAGTTTGAGTCTTCAATTATGTTTTATTTGTAGGTTTCTGAGTTGGGTAGTGCTGTACGGTATTATCAGTGCTCTATTGATGATAGAGAATCTAATGGACTTTCATCCCAAGATGTACAAGCTAGTTGCAATAAGTAAGAACTAATGGTCTCTCTTCTTCTGGTCAAACAGATGATTGTTTCCCTCAAGTTTTGGTTGTATGAATTGGCATATTTTGTACTTGCACTTGGTGGTGAATATGTGCTtgccaattttttttatttttttatttttttctcttcacGTTGTTGCTACATGCTGGTTCAAGCTTTTCTAGGAACCTCATGTTTGGGGTTAGCTGAAGCAGTTATAGTTATTATTAAAAACTCTTTTTTCCAGTAAGAAGGTCATCACGATAGGTAACATAagtttaattctttatttatatTACTGTAGGATCCTGGAAGCAGGAGGACAAATTGAAAAAGCTTTGAATCTACATGAGGTCGATTATTTGGGATTTTCTAAGAAAAACACTCGGTTCTTGCAGGTACATCTAAACTTCATATTTCTTTTTACCTCAGCTAAAATTAGTGTTCCAAGTGTTTACAGGTTCTCATGCATTGTTAACAGATAGCTGATGTTGTTGATAGTATGAAAGATCTAATGACTTTATGTCATAATAAGGGCACTAGCCCAATTGGTACGTAGCAACTCCTATTTTTGTTCATGGGGCATCTCCTGTATTCTAGTTTCAGTTTAGTCCTTGGTTTTCCATGCATGGTGGTTGTGTCACTTTGAAGAAGCCTAATTGAGGTGATTGCTTAAATGTTTATCTGTAGAGAGCCTGAAGAGTTATTGCAGAGGAACTCCCACCAAgctccaaaaaaagaaaataagaggAAAGGGTCAAAAAGAGAGTGCTGAAGGTCTGCCGAAAGACGCGAATAAGTTGATGGCTACATCTTGTGGTCAAATAAAAAGTAATGCAAATCAAAGCTGCTCATCTATCAATACTGAAGGTTTCTCAAATGTGCCAGAATATAACCCCGTTGCGAGCAGAGATAGCAAGTGGCAAACTAGTTTAAACCGGTACACTTCACCATTTGAGGGTCCTAAGACCTCAAATTCAGGACTGTATAAGAATTCAGTGGGAAATGGCTTTTTAAATTCAAATTCCTCTATGCAGCAGGATGCTATGCATAACTTAATACAGGAATTTATGAACAGCCGAGCAGTGAATAGGCATGACAGGGACGAAGTCATCTGGGGAAGTGGGAAAAGTTCAGCCGTAGACATGCCGTCAGGAGTTTGGGGACGCCCAGCAGCTGCAGCTGCCCTAGGAAATGTTTTGGGCAGTATGCCAGTAAGGACCCGTCAATCGCACTCGAATGCTGCCTTTACTAGGAACTTGTCTGAAGTCGGTGGCAGTTTTCATGGAAAGGTTTTATTACCGGAATCAGGCTTCAGTACATCTAATGGTTATCATGATCACAATAAGTTTCATGGCAATGATAGTAACCTGAACTATGGTTGGAAGGCCTGACCAGTTGGGTGGGTCGTGTAAAGTTTGTACAGATCTTTCAGGTGCAGGTTTTATCTTTTTGCTACTATTCCCTGATGTGGATACTAAACAGTGGCTTTTGGGTTCTCTAGATCAGGATCAATTCCAACCAGATGTAATGACTTTGACAACCCATTTGCaatatatatatctaatattCTAATTACATTAGGTTATCTTTCTAGATCCTTATGCTTGGGTTGTTTCTACATTCTGCAGTTGATTATTTCCTTCTTTTTATTGCATATCATGGTTGACTGAGTAGGATTAGGACTGGGTTTAGGAATGGCTTGCTTTTTACCTGAATGACTTGGAACATACTTGATTACGGACCAACGAGCTGTGGGCGAGTTGCAAACTTGCAGCTCACTATATTACTGAATATATGAACAAATAAAATTTggcaataaatgaataaattagTTGGAAAATTGTGCTAAAAACTGGTCAGAGCTGTTACATTTGACGGGAATTTGCAAGCTGCTTGCATTTCTCTGACATTCATTTCAACACTAGAGCAAAATTGCAAACTTGCAATAAGAAAAGTCTCATACAGATTGTGGAGACAAGCTTACAAAATCTTAATAGTCATCAAATAAACCAATTAACACTTAAACAAAGAGATACATGGATGTACACATTTCTTCGCTTACATACTGAGGGTTCAAAAGAAGCACTCACTAAATTTGCTTCCTTTTGAAGATAGACTATCTCTATATGATACAGAACTTCCTATCCGCAAGGCAAAGCGCAAACTAAAACTGCTTCAACCTTTCTCTAAATTCACTAGGGTATATAACTACAGAGTCTAAACAGAGACCGCCTTTGGTGTGTGTACAATCAATCTGGGTCATCGAGAGTTTAATCTTTGTTACTGCATTTGGGTTTTCCACAACAAAGTCCCCAGCATGGTAGTGATTCCATTTCCCAGGTTCAGTTAAAAAGCACTCGGATGAGGCAGACTGACCTTCTGAAGTCCATAGTTGGAACCTCACTGGTTTTCTGTCCCAGCCATGGACATGCTCAGTGTTGCAAACACGGCGACCAAACCTCTTCTGAGAAGAGCGTCCCAGCTGCAGCCTAAAATACAAGCTGTATTTCCCGGCTGGAAATGGGAACTCGACCTCCCCATCTACCTCAAACCACCATATTTGCTGAAGATATGCAACAGTTCTAAATCTGTAATCAAGCAAAAAAATCCACTTAGTCCCAAGAATAGTTTAAGTGCAAAGATAATAGACAAAGCATCTTGTTCCAGTGAGGGAACCTCAATCAGAAAACTAGAAGCACACATATGACCCAACAACCAGGGGACTTGAGACATCACAGCCACAAGTAAGCGATCCACAACCTTTCCGTTTATTTCACATGATCACGTTCAGATGCATTCTATTAGTGATGAGCACCAAATTGAGCACCAGAAGGCAAAAACATAATCACAACAGACATCATGCTTGTATTTACATCATTTGGGTTTCTTCCTGTAGTTGATTTTAGACACATTGAATAATGGTAATCCACTTGGAACCTCGAAAGATCACTGAAAAATGACAATATAAAAAGAAACCTACTGCGGCAAATTTGAGCAAGCAAATCGGACGCAACACTTGGACGTTCATCAGCAATCTATAACATACAAATTTTCCCAAATTCACTGGAATTTCGTTAAATAAAACCAATATAATCTCACCTAGATTCTTCGGTAGGAATATGATTCCAATATCTTCGATCATCGATTCCAGTAATTGCTAATCCCTTTGACGAAATGGACAAGCAAGCAGATCCTGTGCGCTTATCCAGCCAAACCGTCTGCACCCAACACGAGAAGAATTTCAAACACCACACGAAAGCCACATGACAGAACAATCCAGAGTCTCAACTAGTCACATGTTGTTTGATAACCAAATCAATATCAAACAGTTGAACCTCACACCAAAAAGCACCAAATATCTAAATTTGAGATCAAAAATATCTACAACATGAAAATATCTTAACTTTGAATACCAAGTAACTGTTGTTCCTTCCAAAAAAAATCCCAGAAACCAATCAAACCCAGATCACAAATCAATCCAAAGACTCAAACAATCTAAACAAAAGATGAACACACACCTTGGCTCCCCCATCAAACGGGTTAGGCCTACAAAGCCTCTCATACACATCTCTTTTCCCCAAATTTCCCAACCCATCACCAAACACTTTGTTCACAATAATCTGATAATTACTAGGCAATTTCGACTCCCATATAAAATCGGCCCAGGAAGCCCCACGAAAAGCCCGATTCATCTTGGCCAGCTTGCAAATCTCCGGCGGGTCCAAGTACCTCATAATCTCCGCCGCACAGCTCTCCGGCAAATCCCCAAGACCCGACTTTGATTGCAGAGGCAAAGACCCAACTGGGTCCACCTTAAAGAACGAGAAGCCACCACCCATAGTCACAAACGGAgcaatctttttcttttcttttgggtaaAACAGAGCAATCTTTTGATTcaaagaaacagagaagaagaaggagatagATTTAGATTTAGATTTAGATTTAGGAAAATCCAACAAGGATAGAGCTTTTATATGTGGAGAGATGGGTGTGGTatgtgagagagagatttgGTTTGGGTAAATTGGGTGGTTTGTTTCTCTGgaaaaagagggagagaggaagaCAGCGGTGTCTGATGTGGAGGCAAACCAGAGGAGGAAGaaagatcatcatattctatTACAACATGTTTTAGTCCCTTTCTTTCAATTAAAATAGCTGTGGACTTGTGGTTGGTCGGAAAGGAACCCAATCCCTGGTTTTGGAATCTTCCGACTTTGGACCCCCCAGTCGGATTTTTTTGGTACTACATTCAGCTACATCGCTCGATTTTAAAATTAAGACATAAATCGCATAATCTTAAGACTATTCAAGCGATCAATATTGATGTGAgcataaattttttatttaattatttaaaataaattGATCATTTCATCTTAATTTGTATCTAAAAATATTATTCGATTACGTTTCTTAACGAAATTCTTACTTTTCTCATTTCTACTACATTAAACTACATCAGTCGATTTTAGAGTTAAGGCATAAATCGCATAATCTTACGGCTATTAAAGCGTTCAACACTGATGTAAGCACGAATATTTTATTcaattatttaaaataaattGATCATTACATCTTAGTTCATATCTAAAAAATTCTTACATTATTCGATTACTTTTCTTAACGAAATAGACAAAGTCTCTAATCTAAACTATCCACGCCACAGCAGTTATCgattgttagttttttttttcttttgagaatcACCTATTGTCAGTTATTTGATATGATTTGTAATTGAATTTCCTAATTTAGTTACCAATCTAGATCAATTAGGTAGGGTAAATCCAATTCGATATAATCGGATCTGCAATTAGATTGGATATGGTAACGAACTACGaactatctttttttttttttttaacaaagtcTGCAATTATGTATGTTTttacagaaaaacaaaaacttaaGAATAATCCAAATTGATTGTGACCTATAAATTAAAAGTTTAATAattgaaggaaagaaaaagttttctagggttttgaggGAAAGTATGTCGTTGACACCCAATTTTGGGTTCAATGGCGTAGTCATAAATCTCATTTATGAGGGTCAAATTTAATCAACTAACATATTAGTCTCATTTGATTAACTGCACTTAAcataagaagaaaaattgaaattatggtattaataatgaaaaaaaaattccaaaaatATGTATTCATTGGATTGGGCGTATTAACGTAGTGTTTTAATTTGCATTCCTTTCCAAACGTTTTAGGATAATTAATACTAATTATGACTAAAATATTGAATATTTGGTAATTAATACTAATTATGAATTTAGAAAACAAATTTGAGGAGGGTCAattgaacaattcttaggttcacccctgggTGAGcaagcatattcacccctattATCGATTAACTCACTTTTAtgtaataaatttataatccaacggtccatatcttaaattagcatttaaagatcatctctgtaaaaaatcaattgaatcggaaatcgtttaattatctaattgaatcaaataaatggacggttctaacaacacttactgctattatgatgaaccgtccatgtatttcatataaatgaataattaaaatgtcttcaatttgattgatttttttacagaactaatctttgtattacattatacaacttgaatggttggattagaaaattaaaaagttattatgcgttaatcataagagagggtgaatatgctgCTTCACCCCAAGGGGTGAACCTGAGAATTGTTCGGGTCAATTGATCTTCTCGCCCTATGCTAGCTACGCCCATGTTGGGTTTGGACTTTGGACCAACAACAAAGATCTACTATAGCAAATTCACTGGTGTCTAACATCAAGGTTATCCCTGTGTTTGGTGTTCACAACAAGTTGGACTTAAGGCCTTGTCCAATTAGAAGTACCCGGTTGAGATTTTGATTCTTTAAATGTCCGGATCTTAATAtatgatgaaaatgaagaaagtCAGGGTTGTCTTTAAAAtagtggaaattattctatacaTTGATGGTGCAAATAActcaacacttataagatgatctcaactcttgatatttataattaatatttttattaataacctaagagtgtatttaatataatctaccTATCCATTTATGTCATTGCAAGTGCACGTCTGTGCATTGAATACTCCTCTTTAAAATAGGATTGAGGACGACGTTTTAAAACCCACCGTTGTGTTGATTTATGGTGCCTGTGCTAGAATTTGAGGATGATAGTTCCGATATGGCGCTAGCTAGCTAGGATCCTTGTCCCCAGTTGTCAAACTGGGATTCGCCGACTGCATTGGACGATTATtcgatgatatatatatatatatatatatatatatatatatatatatatatatatcctccaTGTGTGCCATTATTTGCTTCAGGAGGTTTTCTGGCTGATGGAGGCAGCTGGTGGTTTAGTCTTTAGATTTGTGTAGGATAATAAGTCATTACGTACGTGTAAGTTATTATCTCCCgctaaacaaaaataaacaaacaaacaaggtCAAAAAAGGATTCAAATCTAGTACCCTAGTAAATTGACCAAATGTATCTTTGCCAAGACGTACTTTTGACTTTCTTATTGTGCTTCTTTTCCATGCAATCCTTGCTTTCCTCAATAGCATCGATCACTAGATGAAAAAAAACTCGAGATTTTGCAAGTTTGCAACTAGTCAACTAAT encodes the following:
- the LOC133746195 gene encoding uncharacterized protein LOC133746195 isoform X2, translated to MISNSTTKQRGRGQNKRFWTTKEDSVLVESLQELYHDTKWRSENGFKNGYLTQIEAMMEAKMPGCGIQASPHIESRVKTLKKKYHALAEMLSQSKFGWNDDEMMLVCERRVYDEWVQKRKYANGLYSKPFPYYYMLGEIYGKAREVGAYIDNADDDQEEFGQEDEDANIDQILGVNDDDAAGNLNLNVDMNVESQSEGSEEFDVSYTLGTPSAQQRRPTESAPSVSDHGRRVKAKVMEEMSKNVSTMSSKIDALVNIFSSDKEVAELQAKLDSELKKIDGLTEFQVFRATNILARQHDLLRVFFGMSEERKQTYVTYLLEHGV
- the LOC133746195 gene encoding uncharacterized protein LOC133746195 isoform X1, which gives rise to MMISNSTTKQRGRGQNKRFWTTKEDSVLVESLQELYHDTKWRSENGFKNGYLTQIEAMMEAKMPGCGIQASPHIESRVKTLKKKYHALAEMLSQSKFGWNDDEMMLVCERRVYDEWVQKRKYANGLYSKPFPYYYMLGEIYGKAREVGAYIDNADDDQEEFGQEDEDANIDQILGVNDDDAAGNLNLNVDMNVESQSEGSEEFDVSYTLGTPSAQQRRPTESAPSVSDHGRRVKAKVMEEMSKNVSTMSSKIDALVNIFSSDKEVAELQAKLDSELKKIDGLTEFQVFRATNILARQHDLLRVFFGMSEERKQTYVTYLLEHGV